Proteins found in one Oncorhynchus mykiss isolate Arlee chromosome 17, USDA_OmykA_1.1, whole genome shotgun sequence genomic segment:
- the LOC110494083 gene encoding actin-associated protein FAM107A-like isoform X1, producing the protein MGVTHGKKSEHHLQISPTRSRTPLKGTASAHTGLLSEQDGEQGQRAEDQEQGKSGGSPPQPESQEEEGRDLIIQPKKRLNLVRVSKSHQELHRELRMTHKRGPCLEVKPELQRVLEQRNWEQGMKQRREAEQEKKNRSPLQQELLKRHQRLEELERELKAQQEGLQSSPEFIRVKESLRRTTILDLGEKVV; encoded by the exons ATGGGAGTCACCCACGGAAAGAAA AGTGAACACCACCTCCAAATCTCTCCCACAAGAAGTAGAACACCTCTGAAGGGAACAG CCTCAGCCCACACTGGCCTGCTGTCGGAACAGGATGGAGAGCAGGGTCAACGTGCAGAGGACCAAGAGCAGGGGAAGTCGGGTGGATCACCACCTCAGCCAGAGAgtcaggaggaggagggcagagacCTTATCATCCAGCCCAAGAAGCGCCTCAACCTGGTCAGAGTCTCCAAGAGCCACCAGGAGCTCCACAGGGAGTTAAGGATGACACACAAGAG AGGTCCCTGTCTGGAGGTGAAGCCGGAGCTCCAGCGTGTTCTGGAACAGAGGAACTGGGAACAGGGgatgaaacagaggagagaggcagagcaggagaAGAAGAACAGGTCTCCTCTCCAACAGGAACTGCTCAAGAGGCACCAGAGGCTGGAGGAG CTGGAGAGGGAGCTAAAGGCACAGCAGGAGGGCCTGCAGAGTTCCCCAGAGTTCATCAGAGTTAAAGAGAGCCTGAGACGCACCACCATACTGGATCTGGGAGAGAAGGTAGTTTAA
- the LOC110494082 gene encoding protein FAM3C, whose amino-acid sequence MRPRDVVYAVTFLIVILVMWGIYTNPPYIHQRARVIQQHIFGAQRATVVTAAVPEISHPKCSLSKNCPIDHFAFQIKSGAATVVGPKICFDGNIVMSGVMNNVGPGLNLVLVNGENGKIEKFDYFNMYSGETKAILDFLKTIKPGMIVLVASFDDAATKMTDEIRNIFAGLGSSSIKDVKFRDSWVFAGGAGTEQKSPFEKLAANSQKTNIYGNWPEVVEIAGCFPRKI is encoded by the exons ATGAGACCAAGAG ACGTTGTGTATGCTGTTACTTTCCTCATCGTCATCCTCGTTATGTGGGGAATCTATACCAACCCACCCTACATCCATCAGAGAGCAAGGGTTATACAACAACATATCTTTG GAGCTCAAAGAGCAACTGTGGTCACTGCTG CTGTGCCTGAAATCTCCCATCCAAAATGCAGCCTTTCCAAAAACTGCCCTATCGACCATTTTGCATTTCAAATCAAGAGTGGAGCAGCGACTGTTGTGGGCCCAAAGATCTGCTTTGATGGTAACAT TGTTATGAGTGGTGTGATGAACAACGTGGGACCAGGCCTGAACCTAGTGCTGGTGAATG GTGAAAATGGGAAGATCGAAAAATTTGACTACTTTAACATGTACTCTGGAG AAACAAAGGCCATCTTGGACTTCTTAAAGACGATTAAACCCGGAATGATTGTTCTGGTGGCATCTTTTGATGATGCAGCGACAAA GATGACTGATGAAATCAGGAACATATTTGCGGGACTGGGAAGCAGCAGTATCAAGGATGTCAAATTCAGAGACAGCTGGGTCTTTGCTGGAGGCGCTGGGACAGAACAGAAAAGCCCCTTTGAGAAG CTGGCTGCCAATAGTCAGAAGACCAATATTTACGGAAACTGGCCAGAGGTGGTGGAAATAGCCGGCTGCTTCCCCAGGAAGATCTGA
- the LOC110494083 gene encoding actin-associated protein FAM107A-like isoform X2: METSSVIPNRTPGRQREGLVKSASAHTGLLSEQDGEQGQRAEDQEQGKSGGSPPQPESQEEEGRDLIIQPKKRLNLVRVSKSHQELHRELRMTHKRGPCLEVKPELQRVLEQRNWEQGMKQRREAEQEKKNRSPLQQELLKRHQRLEELERELKAQQEGLQSSPEFIRVKESLRRTTILDLGEKVV, translated from the exons ATGGAAACTAGCAGTGTCATCCCAAACAGAAcaccagggaggcagagagagggactggtcaAGTCAG CCTCAGCCCACACTGGCCTGCTGTCGGAACAGGATGGAGAGCAGGGTCAACGTGCAGAGGACCAAGAGCAGGGGAAGTCGGGTGGATCACCACCTCAGCCAGAGAgtcaggaggaggagggcagagacCTTATCATCCAGCCCAAGAAGCGCCTCAACCTGGTCAGAGTCTCCAAGAGCCACCAGGAGCTCCACAGGGAGTTAAGGATGACACACAAGAG AGGTCCCTGTCTGGAGGTGAAGCCGGAGCTCCAGCGTGTTCTGGAACAGAGGAACTGGGAACAGGGgatgaaacagaggagagaggcagagcaggagaAGAAGAACAGGTCTCCTCTCCAACAGGAACTGCTCAAGAGGCACCAGAGGCTGGAGGAG CTGGAGAGGGAGCTAAAGGCACAGCAGGAGGGCCTGCAGAGTTCCCCAGAGTTCATCAGAGTTAAAGAGAGCCTGAGACGCACCACCATACTGGATCTGGGAGAGAAGGTAGTTTAA
- the LOC110494083 gene encoding actin-associated protein FAM107A-like isoform X3 gives MGVTHGKKSEHHLQISPTRSRTPLKGTASAHTGLLSEQDGEQGQRAEDQEQGKSGGSPPQPESQEEEGRDLIIQPKKRLNLVRVSKSHQELHRELRMTHKRGPCLEVKPELQRVLEQRNWEQGMKQRREAEQEKKNRSPLQQELLKRHQRLEECPSVPCSWRGS, from the exons ATGGGAGTCACCCACGGAAAGAAA AGTGAACACCACCTCCAAATCTCTCCCACAAGAAGTAGAACACCTCTGAAGGGAACAG CCTCAGCCCACACTGGCCTGCTGTCGGAACAGGATGGAGAGCAGGGTCAACGTGCAGAGGACCAAGAGCAGGGGAAGTCGGGTGGATCACCACCTCAGCCAGAGAgtcaggaggaggagggcagagacCTTATCATCCAGCCCAAGAAGCGCCTCAACCTGGTCAGAGTCTCCAAGAGCCACCAGGAGCTCCACAGGGAGTTAAGGATGACACACAAGAG AGGTCCCTGTCTGGAGGTGAAGCCGGAGCTCCAGCGTGTTCTGGAACAGAGGAACTGGGAACAGGGgatgaaacagaggagagaggcagagcaggagaAGAAGAACAGGTCTCCTCTCCAACAGGAACTGCTCAAGAGGCACCAGAGGCTGGAGGAG TGTCCATCTGTTCCCTGCAGCTGGAGAGGGAGCTAA